A portion of the Saccharomyces paradoxus chromosome XV, complete sequence genome contains these proteins:
- the TRM10 gene encoding tRNA (guanine(9)-N(1))-methyltransferase (tRNA methyltransferase~similar to YOL093W), translating to MSNDKIDQNEEKVKRTPPLPPVPEGMSKKQWKKMCKRQRWEENKAKYNAERRVKKKRLRHERSAKIQEYIDRGEEVPEELIREPRVNVNQINSGIEIILDCSFDELMNDKEIVSLSNQVTRAYSANRRANHFAEIKVAPFDKRLKERFETTLKNTNYEHWNHFKFLPDDKIMFGDEHIGRDNIVYLTADTEEKLEKLEPGMRYIVGGIVDKNRYKELCLKKAQKMGIPTRRLPIDEYINLEGRRVLTTTHVVQLMLKYFDDNNWKNAFESVLPPRKLDTEAKSTTGSPASKDT from the coding sequence ATGTCCAATGATAAAATAGACCAGAACGAAGAAAAGGTGAAGAGAACACCACCTTTACCGCCAGTGCCAGAAGGCATGTCTAAAAagcaatggaaaaaaatgtgtAAGAGACAAAGGTGGGAGGAGAATAAAGCCAAATACAATGCGGAACGCCGtgtgaagaagaagagactTCGCCATGAAAGAAGTGCGAAGATTCAAGAGTACATTGACAGGGGAGAAGAGGTACCCGAGGAATTAATTAGGGAGCCTCGTGTTAATGTGAATCAAATTAATTCGGGGATCGAAATCATACTTGACTGTTCTTTCGACGAGTTAATGAACGACAAGGAAATAGTAAGCTTGTCTAACCAGGTCACCAGGGCATATTCCGCCAATAGAAGGGCGAACCACTTCGCAGAAATAAAAGTGGCTCCATTCGACAAGAGGCTAAAGGAAAGGTTCGAAACCACTCTGAAAAATACCAATTATGAACACTGGAACCATTTTAAATTTCTACCAGACGACAAAATCATGTTTGGAGATGAGCACATAGGAAGGGACAACATAGTGTATTTAACGGCCGATACAGAGGAAAAGCTGGAGAAGCTGGAACCGGGAATGCGGTACATTGTTGGCGGCATTGTAGACAAGAACCGCTATAAAGAGTTGTGCCTAAAAAAGGCCCAAAAAATGGGCATTCCCACGCGAAGACTGCCCATTGACGAGTACATCAATCTTGAAGGCAGAAGGGTGTTGACAACAACGCATGTCGTGCAGCTCATGCTGAAATACTTTGATGATAATAACTGGAAAAACGCCTTTGAAAGCGTGTTGCCACCCAGGAAGCTGGATACAGAAGCAAAATCCACGACGGGATCACCAGCTTCAAAGGACACGTAA
- the YPQ1 gene encoding cationic amino acid transporter (vacuolar membrane transporter for cationic amino acids~similar to YOL092W), producing MQFVPLELNRSTLSGISGSISISCWIIVFVPQIYENFYRKSSDGLSLLFVILWLAGDVFNLMGAVMQRLLSTMIILAAYYTVADIILLGQCLWYDNEEKPAVDPIHLSPANPINENVLHDVFNEQQPLLNSQGQPNRIDEEMAAPSSAGDVSNDNLREVNSRNLIKDICIVSGVVFVGVISWYITYCLNYTEPPPVEDPSLPVPELQINWMAQIFGYLSALLYLGSRIPQILLNYKRKSCEGISFLFFLFACLGNTTFIFSVVVISLDWKYLILNASWLVGSIGTLFMDFVIFSQFFIYKRNKKFILN from the coding sequence ATGCAATTTGTGCCTCTAGAATTGAATAGATCCACTCTAAGTGGGATATCTGGGTCCATCTCCATCTCATGCTGGATCATTGTGTTTGTCCCTCAGATTTATGAGAACTTTTACCGAAAGTCGTCCGATGGTCTGTCTCTACTATTCGTGATACTTTGGCTGGCCGGTGACGTCTTCAATCTTATGGGTGCCGTTATGCAACGTCTTTTGTCTACCATGATCATTCTTGCCGCGTACTATACGGTGGCAGATATCATTTTACTTGGTCAATGTCTTTGGTACGATAATGAGGAAAAACCAGCAGTGGACCCTATTCATCTCTCTCCAGCCAACCCAATAAATGAAAACGTTCTGCACGATGTGTTCAACGAACAACAACCGCTTTTGAATTCCCAAGGTCAGCCAAACCGTATTGATGAGGAAATGGCTGCTCCTTCATCCGCCGGAGACGTTAGTAATGATAACTTACGTGAAGTcaattcaagaaatttgataaaagaCATATGTATTGTCTCAGGCGTAGTTTTTGTAGGTGTCATATCGTGGTATATAACCTATTGCCTAAACTACACGGAACCTCCTCCAGTGGAGGATCCATCGCTGCCTGTTCCCGAACTGCAAATCAATTGGATGGCTCAGATATTTGGTTACTTAAGTGCTCTTTTGTATCTGGGTTCAAGAATTCCTCAAATATTACTGAACTATAAAAGAAAGTCTTGTGAAGGTATCAGTTTCctattctttttgtttgcCTGTTTGGGTAATACCacatttattttctccGTTGTTGTCATTTCTTTAGACTGGAAGTATCTAATATTGAACGCTTCCTGGTTGGTTGGGAGTATAGGTACTTTATTCATGGATTTCGTCATATTTTCccagtttttcatttacaaaagaaacaaaaaatttatacTGAATTAA
- the SDD3 gene encoding Sdd3p (metalloprotease~similar to YOL098C) — protein sequence MGFRKLISFQPDYVPQYHITKYISERTKLQLVHIKHKTSTLVHGYFAVPTECPNDSGAPHTLEHLIFMGSKSYPYKGLLDTAGNLSLSNTNAWTDTDQTVYTLSSAGWKGFSKLLPAYLDHILHPTLTDEACLTEVYHIDPENLSDKGVVFSEMEAIETQGWYISGLEKQRLMFPEGSGYRSETGGLTKNLRTLTNEEIRQFHKSLYSSDNLCVIVCGNVPTDELLTVMEEWDNTLPEIPSNIQKKRPFLDNELSHIPQSRDKVTESTVEFPELDESQGELLFSWIGVPYTDFRNDLAVDVLLDYFTDSALAVFTRELVEIDDPMANSTDCCTDYFMRTIIDLRIQGVPTEKIPATKSKVMEILETHKIDLSRVRQVVENTKWEYLLNYEKNGESRFSSAVITDYIYGYEDGSSLVSSLKDLNDFDALLQWSQKDWQSLLTKIFVDNKPVIVTAKPSAQMYERLEEEKSNLIKQREAEFGDKEKLNLSTRLNNAKTINDRPIPKSLLQKFEIDNPSKSVEFVDTKSIAAVDSYKNNDVTDPMTKEILEMRPGNFPLFIHLNHFPSQFIELHFLVNSASIKDTSLLPYFNMFDELFSMPMKIFDEENNLETILSFEEVVAKLKSETIDAQINQGLKGSCPDLIDFKIQCKAGSYSNSVQWIKHCLFDMVFDENRVRILLENYLNSIVEWKRNGNVMLNSLTNRNLYSARSLKKSTDPLFVEAKLQEIFAEIESGNFEKEILPRIETMRKQLRANFNKFHILVLGDISKIADIYEPWNPLIACLNIEHPVGKLKIPPVPRALDSISSVCENPSEKAFIITTPASESAYMNLITSIPFNLDYHDPEYAIVSLASEYLECVEGPFWKGIRGAGLAYGASMLKLCEINSWGFNIYRGADIIKCYEVGKQIVHDYASGALEFDEQLIQGAISSIINRMATIECGYFETALSRYIDEFCLQRGNNFNELYLERLQNVTKTDLKNAMQKYFVNMFDPNKSVAFVSCHPAKLEAVQEFLETQGFTVEIEELEEDEEEVDSEEDENA from the coding sequence ATGGGGTTCAGGAAGCTCATATCGTTTCAACCAGATTATGTCCCACAATACCATATAACTAAGTATATCTCGGAACGAACTAAATTGCAACTGGTGCATATAAAGCACAAAACCTCCACATTGGTTCACGGTTATTTTGCCGTTCCTACAGAATGCCCTAATGATTCAGGAGCTCCACATACATTGGAGCATTTGATCTTCATGGGTTCTAAATCTTATCCATACAAAGGTTTATTAGACACGGCCGGTAATCTGTCTTTGTCTAACACCAACGCTTGGACTGATACCGACCAAACTGTTTATACATTGAGCAGTGCTGGTTGGAAGGGATTTTCGAAGTTGCTACCTGCTTATCTGGATCACATTTTACATCCAACTTTAACGGATGAGGCCTGTTTAACTGAGGTTTACCACATCGACCCGGAAAATTTGAGTGATAAGGGTGTGGTATTTAGTGAAATGGAAGCCATTGAGACTCAGGGCTGGTATATTTCAGGGTTAGAAAAGCAACGATTAATGTTTCCTGAAGGAAGCGGTTATCGGTCAGAAACTGGTGGCTtaaccaaaaatttgagaACCTTGAccaatgaagaaatcagGCAATTTCATAAATCTCTGTATTCTTCTGATAATCTTTGTGTAATCGTTTGTGGTAACGTACCAACGGATGAACTGCTAACCGTCATGGAAGAATGGGATAACACGTTACCGGAGATTCCATCGaacattcaaaagaaaaggccATTTCTGGATAATGAGCTATCCCATATACCGCAATCTAGAGATAAAGTCACAGAATCCACTGTAGAATTCCCTGAGCTTGATGAAAGTCAGGGTGAATTACTCTTCTCCTGGATTGGTGTCCCCTATACAGATTTTCGTAACGACTTAGCGGTTGACGTGCTGCTAGATTACTTCACTGACTCTGCTTTAGCCGTATTTACAAGAGAATTGGTTGAGATTGACGATCCCATGGCAAATTCCACTGACTGTTGTACAGATTATTTTATGAGAACCATAATCGATCTTCGTATCCAAGGTGTCCCAACAGAAAAAATACCAGCAACGAAGAGTAAGGTAATGGAAATTTTGGAAACACATAAAATTGATTTGTCAAGGGTAAGACAGGTAGTCGAAAATACTAAATGGGAATATTTACTAAactatgaaaaaaatggtgagAGTCGTTTTTCTAGTGCGGTGATCACGGACTACATTTATGGTTATGAGGATGGTTCTTCATTAGTGTCGTCCCTTAAAgatttgaatgattttGATGCTTTATTACAATGGTCCCAAAAGGACTGGCAGTCTTTGCTaaccaaaatatttgtGGATAATAAACCCGTCATAGTCACGGCTAAACCAAGCGCTCAAATGTATGAACGACTAGAGGAGGAGAAAtcaaatttgataaaacaaAGAGAAGCTGAATTCGgcgataaagaaaaactgaatTTATCAACAAGACTGAACAATGCAAAAACCATTAATGATAGGCCAATTCCAAAATCTCTGCTAcagaaatttgaaattgataaCCCCTCCAAGAGTGTTGAGTTTGTCGATACGAAAAGCATTGCGGCTGTCGATTCgtataaaaataatgatgttACTGATCCGATGaccaaagaaattttggaaatgagGCCAGGTAACTTTCCTCTTTTCATTCACTTAAACCATTTCCCTTCTCAATTTATAGAGCTGCATTTTTTGGTTAATTCAGCATCTATTAAGGATACTTCGCTTTTACCGTATTTTAATATGTTTGATGAGCTATTTTCCATGCCAATGAAAatctttgatgaagagaatAATTTGGAAACCATACTCTCGTTTGAGGAAGTTGTCGCCAAGCTGAAATCGGAGACTATTGACGCACAAATCAATCAAGGTTTGAAGGGTTCTTGTCCCGATCTTATTGATTTTAAGATTCAATGTAAAGCTGGCAGTTACTCCAACTCTGTCCAATGGATTAAACACTGTCTATTTGACATGGTTTTTGACGAAAATCGTGTTCGCATTCTGCTAgaaaattatttgaattcTATTGTagaatggaaaagaaatggtaATGTTATGCTGAATTCTCTAACTAACAGAAATCTCTATTCAGCAAGATCGCTGAAAAAATCCACTGATCCATTATTTGTTGAAGcaaaattacaagaaatCTTTGCGGAAATCGAAAGTGGCaattttgagaaagaaattttacCAAGAATAGAAACAATGAGAAAGCAATTGAGAGCGAATTTCAATAAGTTTCATATTTTGGTTCTTGGTGACATCTCAAAGATCGCTGATATTTATGAACCATGGAATCCTTTGATTGCGTGCTTAAACATTGAACATCCCGTTGGGAAGCTAAAAATTCCACCGGTTCCTAGAGCCCTAGATTCCATTTCGTCAGTTTGCGAGAACCCTAGTGAAAAAGCCTTTATAATAACGACTCCTGCCTCAGAATCTGCTTACATGAATCTCATAACGTCTATCCCATTTAATTTGGACTACCATGATCCCGAGTACGctattgtttctttggCTTCCGAATATCTAGAATGTGTTGAAGGCCCATTTTGGAAGGGAATTCGTGGTGCTGGATTGGCTTATGGCGCCAGCATGTTAAAGCTATGTGAGATAAATTCTTGGGGATTCAATATTTACCGCGGCGCTGACATTATAAAGTGTTATGAAGTTGGCAAACAGATTGTTCACGATTATGCATCCGGCGCCTTGGAATTTGATGAGCAGCTAATCCAAGGTGCCATCAGCAGTATTATTAATAGGATGGCCACTATTGAATGCggatattttgaaacagCTCTGTCCAGATATATCGACGAATTTTGTTTGCAAAGAGGGaataatttcaatgaattgTATTTGGAAAGGTTGCAAAATGTTACTAAAACAGATCTGAAAAATGCCATGCAGAAATACTTTGTTAACATGTTTGACCCCAATAAAAGCGTTGCTTTTGTGAGCTGTCATCCAGCTAAATTGGAAGCAGTTCAAGAATTCCTCGAAACTCAAGGTTTCACTGTTGAAATAGAAGaactagaagaagatgaggaagaagttgatagtgaggaagatgaaaatgcGTGA
- the HMI1 gene encoding ATP-dependent 3'-5' DNA helicase (Mitochondrial inner membrane localized ATP-dependent DNA helicase~similar to YOL095C) has product MDKLTPSQWKVVNKPYEPESTLKVIAGPGSGKTLTLLYKVLHLVTVENIKPEEILIFSLTNKAVDSIIENLLSIFEDSHTNKEIVRQIGCYTVHGLANRIVVENEGMINIIEEIGWRGLMKLLPPSKRTPHHFRSYKELEKVVKDYKLNSARNKNPVIEKLVELMDNCKVMTNDDLIIRAKKYLELDCSHSDASSSFTQDLQEKYKVVLIDEFQDLYPSLAPLITTICKGKQLIMFGDTNQSIYGFLGSNSEIMSQLDNLHPKNSTTVLKLFDNFRSTPEIISLASKIINLPLAEKQVIDGTDETPSELVRKLPSGVLPQIVTFDDLAAESEFIVDKITQLICSSAKFSDIAILSRTNSHLTTLANILKKYGIPYQKLKSQPDWMDDLRIQFLLDILKVCSLASDEKHDRGFNTSDKWQSNFSILVTMSALKGIGDASIQALYKACSLKNLSIWKYLTIVPNFEWPLGLSIKKKIENYTSNLYEMIEDDQIHQLDDPMELLEKVSGIANNLNLNPTYSQALGDPQSSLEFKTHLQEMAQVMKVSKSNKPPGISFVKWFLETYFDQTMVFHQAKQALQTTGPGTIKLSTIHSAKGLEFPIVFLTNGTMSNFPMDTNALYVGMTRARNLLYMCNMKHQRLVSKSPPYSRNIMSNNSFWAYYNKDMNRSAFGAEMAHDHNIQRYNQLRKKFGFYRAYSSLKGCKSIFRRI; this is encoded by the coding sequence ATGGACAAGCTAACTCCATCGCAATGGAAGGTAGTAAACAAGCCATATGAGCCAGAATCTACGCTGAAAGTTATTGCAGGTCCAGGCTCAGGAAAAACGTTAACGCTACTATATAAAGTATTGCATTTAGTTACTGTGGAAAATATTAAGCCTGAAGAAATActtatattttcattaacaAACAAAGCAGTTGATAGTATCatagaaaatttattatcCATCTTCGAAGACTCGCATACGAATAAGGAAATTGTTCGTCAGATTGGATGTTACACGGTCCATGGATTGGCTAATAGGATTGTTGTAGAGAATGAGGGAATGATAAACATTATAGAGGAGATAGGATGGAGAGGGTTAATGAAGTTGTTACCGCCATCCAAGAGAACCCCTCACCATTTCAGATCATATAAGGAACTCGAAAAAGTTGTTAAGGATTACAAGCTAAACAGCGCAAGGAACAAGAATCCCGTTATTGAGAAACTAGTTGAATTGATGGATAACTGTAAAGTGATGACGAATGATGATTTAATCATTCGCGCGAAAAAATACTTAGAGCTTGACTGTTCTCATTCAGAtgcttcatcatctttcACCCAGGatcttcaagaaaaatacaaagTTGTCcttattgatgaatttcAGGACCTTTATCCAAGTTTGGCACCCTTGATTACCACGATTTGTAAAGGTAAACAGCTTATCATGTTTGGTGATACCAATCAGAGCATATACGGATTCTTGGGGAGTAACAGCGAGATCATGTCGCAATTAGACAATCTTCATCCAAAAAACTCTACCACtgttttgaaattgtttgATAATTTTAGGTCTACACCTGAAATAATATCTCTAGCATCGAAGATCATCAATCTTCCGTTAGCAGAGAAACAAGTTATCGATGGTACTGACGAAACACCATCAGAGCTGGTTCGCAAGCTGCCGAGTGGTGTTTTACCTCAAATAGTGACATTCGATGATTTAGCTGCAGAATCTGAGTTTATTGTGGATAAAATTACCCAATTAATTTGTTCTTCCGCAAAATTTTCCGATATTGCAATCTTATCAAGAACAAATTCCCATCTAACGACTTTAGctaatattttgaaaaaatatggtaTTCCTTATCAAAAACTAAAGAGTCAGCCTGATTGGATGGATGACCTACGAATTCAATTTCTCTTAGATATTCTAAAAGTGTGTTCTCTAGCTTCCGACGAAAAGCATGATCGTGGGTTCAATACAAGTGATAAATGGCAAAGTAATTTCAGCATTTTGGTCACAATGAGTGCTCTAAAGGGGATTGGCGATGCTTCAATACAAGCCTTGTATAAAGCATgcagtttgaaaaatttatcgATTTGGAAATACCTAACTATAGTTCCTAATTTTGAGTGGCCATTGGGTCTCTccataaagaaaaagatcGAAAATTACACCTCAAACTTGTATGAAATGATTGAAGATGATCAAATCCATCAATTGGATGATCCTATGGAACTTTTAGAAAAAGTTTCTGGCATTGCAAATAACTTAAACCTAAATCCTACCTATTCCCAAGCCTTAGGCGACCCTCAGTCATCATTAGAATTTAAAACTCATTTGCAAGAAATGGCTCAAGTAATGAAGGTCTCCAAATCTAATAAGCCCCCAGGTATTTCATTTGTTAAATGGTTTCTAGAGACATATTTTGATCAAACGATGGTCTTTCACCAGGCTAAACAGGCGTTACAGACCACTGGTCCGGGGACAATAAAACTATCCACTATTCATTCTGCAAAGGGTTTAGAGTTTCCCATAGTATTTCTAACAAACGGGACCATGTCCAATTTTCCTATGGATACAAACGCTCTCTATGTGGGGATGACTAGGGCAAGAAACTTGTTGTATATGTGCAACATGAAGCACCAGAGACTAGTCAGTAAATCACCACCATATTCGAGAAATATAATGTCTAACAATTCCTTCTGGGCTTACTACAATAAAGATATGAACCGATCAGCATTCGGCGCTGAGATGGCACACGATCATAATATACAACGATACAATCAGTTACgtaaaaaatttggattttATAGAGCATATTCTTCACTAAAAGGTTGTAAGAGCATTTTCAGACGTATATAG
- the WRS1 gene encoding tryptophan--tRNA ligase WRS1 (Cytoplasmic tryptophanyl-tRNA synthetase~similar to YOL097C), with the protein MSNDEAVEKITQQVSELKSTDVKEQVVTPWDVEGGVDEQGRAQNIDYDKLIKQFGTKPVNEETLKRFKQVTGREPHHFLRKGLFFSERDFTKILDLYEQGKPFFLYTGRGPSSDSMHLGHMIPFVFTKWLQEVFDVPLVIELTDDEKFLFKHKLSINDVKNFARENAKDIIAVGFDPKNTFIFSDLQYMGGAFYETVVRVSRQITGSTAKAVFGFNDSDCIGKFHFASIQIATAFPSSFPNVLGLPDKTPCLIPCAIDQDPYFRVCRDVADKLKYSKPALLHSRFFPALQGSTTKMSASDDTTAIFMTDTPKQIQKKINKYAFSGGQVSADLHRELGGNPDVDVAYQYLSFFKDDDAFLKECYDKYKAGELLSGEMKKLCIETLQEFVKAFQERRAQVDEETLDKFMVPHKLVWGEKERLVAPKPKTKQEKK; encoded by the coding sequence ATGAGCAACGACGAGGCTGTAGAGAAAATCACCCAACAAGTGTCGGAACTGAAAAGCACAGATGTTAAAGAACAAGTGGTCACACCTTGGGATGTGGAAGGTGGTGTTGATGAACAAGGTAGAGCCCAAAATATCGATTACGATAAATTGATCAAACAATTTGGTACTAAACCGGTCAACGAAGAAACCTTGAAAAGATTTAAGCAAGTGACGGGTCGTGAACCACATCATTTTTTGCGTAAGGGTTTGTTTTTCAGTGAGCGTGATTTCACTAAAATTCTAGACCTTTACGAGCAAGGCaaaccatttttcttgtacaCCGGTAGAGGTCCCTCGAGTGACTCCATGCACTTGGGTCATATGATCCCTTTTGTATTCACCAAATGGTTACAGGAAGTGTTTGACGTACCATTAGTTATTGAGTTGACTGATGacgaaaaatttttattcaagCACAAGTTGTCAATTAATGACGTTAAGAACTTCGCCCGTGAAAATGCCAAGGACATCATTGCCGTTGGATTTGATCCAAAGAACAcctttatcttttctgATTTGCAATACATGGGTGGTGCATTTTACGAAACTGTAGTAAGAGTTTCCAGACAAATTACAGGATCTACTGCAAAGGCCGTTTTCGGGTTTAATGACTCCGATTGTATTGGTAAGTTCCACTTTGCCTCCATTCAAATTGCTACTGCATTCCCAAGCTCATTTCCTAATGTGTTAGGTTTGCCTGATAAGACACCGTGTTTGATTCCATGTGCCATTGACCAAGATCCATATTTCAGAGTCTGTAGGGATGTAGCAGATAAATTGAAGTATTCCAAGCCTGCCTTGCTTCATTCCAGATTTTTCCCGGCTTTGCAAGGTTCCACCACTAAAATGTCAGCTTCTGATGACACCACTGCCATTTTCATGACCGATACACCTAAgcaaattcaaaagaaaataaacaagtACGCATTCAGCGGTGGTCAAGTATCCGCCGATCTCCATAGAGAGTTGGGTGGTAATCCCGATGTCGACGTTGCATACCAATACTTGTCATTCTTCAAGGATGACGATGCTTTCTTGAAGGAATGTTATGACAAATATAAGGCCGGTGAATTGCTATCCGGTGAAATGAAGAAACTATGTATCGAGACCCTGCAAGAATTCGTTAAGGCGTTCCAAGAACGTAGAGCTCAAGTAGACGAAGAAACCTTGGATAAATTCATGGTTCCACATAAGTTGGTTTGGggcgaaaaagaaagactCGTCGCTCCTAAGCCAAAGACtaagcaagaaaagaagtgA
- the RFC4 gene encoding replication factor C subunit 4 (Subunit of heteropentameric Replication factor C (RF-C)~similar to YOL094C): MSKTLSLQLPWVEKYRPQVLSDIVGNKETIDRLQQIAKDGNMPHMIISGMPGIGKTTSVHCLAHELLGNSYADGVLELNASDDRGIDVVRNQIKHFAQKKLHLPPGKHKIVILDEADSMTAGAQQALRRTMELYSNSTRFAFACNQSNKIIEPLQSRCAILRYSKLSDEDVLKRLLEIIKLEDVKYTNDGLEAIIFTAEGDMRQAINNLQSTVAGHGLVNADNVFKIVDSPHPLIVKKMLLASNLEDSIQILRTDLWKKGYSSIDIVTTSFRVTKNLAQVKESVRLEMIKEIGLTHMRILEGVGTYLQLASMLAKIHKLNNKA, translated from the coding sequence ATGTCCAAAACTTTATCTTTGCAACTTCCATGGGTTGAGAAATACCGTCCTCAAGTCTTATCCGATATAGTTGGTAATAAAGAGACCATTGATAGACTTCAGCAGATCGCTAAAGATGGTAACATGCCCCATATGATCATATCTGGTATGCCTGGTATAGGTAAGACCACTTCGGTACATTGCCTTGCCCACGAGCTCCTCGGCAATTCCTATGCTGACGGTGTTTTGGAATTGAACGCTTCAGATGACAGAGGTATTGATGTCGTCAGAAACCAAATAAAACATTTTGCCCAAAAGAAACTACATCTACCGCCAGGGAAACATAAAATTGTTATTCTTGATGAGGCGGATTCCATGACTGCGGGTGCTCAGCAAGCGTTGAGAAGGACCATGGAACTGTACTCTAATTCTACGAGGTTTGCATTTGCTTGTAATCAATCAAACAAGATCATCGAACCGCTGCAAAGTAGATGTGCAATTTTAAGATATTCTAAACTATCAGATGAAGACGTTTTAAAACGTCTCTTAGAGATCATAAAACTTGAAGACGTAAAGTATACAAATGATGGGTTGGAAGCAATCATTTTTACAGCCGAAGGTGACATGAGACAAGCAATAAACAATCTACAAAGTACAGTAGCAGGGCATGGTTTAGTGAACGCAGACAATGTCTTCAAAATCGTCGATTCTCCTCATCCTCTAATagtgaagaaaatgttaCTAGCCTCCAACCTAGAAGATTCAATTCAAATCTTAAGAACGgatctttggaaaaaaggTTATTCTTCGATTGACATCGTGACAACATCTTTTCGAGTTACTAAAAATTTGGCACAAGTGAAAGAATCGGTAAGGTTGGAAatgataaaagaaattggtCTTACTCATATGAGAATTCTGGAGGGTGTTGGAACGTACTTGCAATTGGCTAGTATGTTAGCAAAAATTCATAAACTAAATAATAAAGCCTGA
- the COQ3 gene encoding hexaprenyldihydroxybenzoate methyltransferase (O-methyltransferase~similar to YOL096C) translates to MLLRSRFLKAIHVRKQLGVCSRFAIQTQTRYKSTDASEDEVKHFQELAPTWWDTDGSQRILHKMNLARLDFVQRTLRNQVKIQNPEIFVPGFNYKEFLPEYVCENIQREMQESIETSLDNRPEMSVLDVGCGGGILSESLARLKWVKNVQGIDLTRECIMVAKEHAKKDPMLEGKINYECKALEDVTGQFDIITCMEMLEHVDVPSEILRHCWARLNPDKGILFLSTINRDLISWFTTIFMGENVLKVVPKGTHHLSKYINSKEIIAWFNDNYSGQFRLLDLKGTMYLPLQGWVEHDCSDVGNYFMAIQRLT, encoded by the coding sequence ATGTTGTTAAGATCtagatttttgaaagctATCCATGTCAGGAAACAATTGGGAGTTTGTTCAAGATTTGCAATCCAGACACAAACGAGATACAAGAGTACAGATGCttcagaagatgaagtGAAACATTTCCAGGAGCTAGCCCCTACTTGGTGGGACACAGACGGATCGCAAAGAATTTTACACAAAATGAATCTAGCGAGGTTAGATTTTGTGCAGAGAACGCTAAGGAACCAGGTCAAAATTCAGAATCCTGAAATATTTGTTCCTGGATTCAATTACAAGGAGTTTTTACCGGAATATGTCTGCGAGAATATTCAGCGGGAAATGCAGGAGAGCATAGAGACTAGTCTAGATAATAGGCCAGAAATGAGCGTCTTAGACGTCGGATGCGGTGGCGGAATCTTGAGTGAATCGCTTGCGAGACTAAAGTGGGTGAAGAATGTCCAAGGGATTGATCTGACTCGTGAGTGTATCATGGTTGCAAAAGAGCATGCCAAAAAAGATCCCATGCTGGagggaaaaataaattatgAATGCAAGGCTTTGGAGGATGTTACTGGACAATTtgatattatcacatgcaTGGAAATGCTTGAGCACGTGGATGTACCCAGTGAAATTTTAAGGCATTGTTGGGCGAGATTGAACCCTGACAAGGGAATACTCTTTTTAAGCACCATCAACAGAGATCTCATCTCGTGGTTTACTACAATTTTCATGGGGGAAAACGTCTTGAAGGTTGTCCCGAAGGGAACTCATCATTTGAGCAAATACATAAACTCGAAAGAAATCATCGCCTGGTTCAATGATAACTACAGTGGCCAATTCCGCTTACTGGACCTGAAGGGGACCATGTATCTCCCATTGCAAGGGTGGGTTGAGCACGATTGTTCCGATGTCGGTAATTACTTTATGGCAATTCAGAGACTAACCTGA